A window of the Mucilaginibacter sp. cycad4 genome harbors these coding sequences:
- a CDS encoding dihydrodipicolinate synthase family protein, producing the protein MKLKKKYNGLVVPSITPLTDNYKLDHEAVEKIFDSIFNYGGVPFILGTTGESASLPNELKLDFIKLAASIRQPGRLLYAGISSNCLSDSIELAKRCADEGIDVAVAHLPAYFTLTEYEITTYFETLANEIPIPLIVYNIPATTNVSINLNLLDELSHHNNIVGTKDSERNHDRLKDSLKLWAGRADFSHFLGWGAQSAHALFTGSDGLVPSTGNLFPDIYYKMIVAADNNDEAAALQLQRHSNLVGDIYQGKRLLGESLAALKSLMQSAGLCRPYMMPPLLKVSDAEAADLQKKLQSMLNVENLSLPIYQ; encoded by the coding sequence ATGAAACTAAAAAAGAAATATAATGGCCTGGTAGTGCCATCAATTACCCCACTTACCGACAACTACAAGCTTGACCACGAAGCGGTTGAAAAAATATTCGATAGCATCTTCAACTACGGTGGTGTACCTTTTATACTCGGTACTACCGGCGAGTCAGCCTCATTACCAAACGAGCTCAAGCTTGATTTTATTAAACTTGCTGCTTCAATAAGGCAACCCGGCAGGCTGCTTTACGCAGGTATCTCATCCAATTGCCTGTCAGATTCTATCGAACTGGCAAAACGCTGTGCCGATGAAGGCATTGATGTTGCCGTAGCCCACCTCCCGGCGTACTTTACATTAACCGAGTATGAGATAACAACATACTTTGAAACGCTGGCCAACGAAATTCCTATCCCGCTTATAGTTTATAATATTCCGGCTACTACCAATGTATCCATCAACTTAAACCTGCTTGATGAGTTAAGCCACCATAATAATATCGTAGGCACCAAGGACTCCGAACGAAATCATGACCGTTTAAAAGATTCGCTCAAATTATGGGCCGGCAGGGCCGATTTTAGCCACTTTTTGGGCTGGGGCGCACAATCTGCCCATGCTTTATTTACAGGAAGCGACGGCCTGGTGCCAAGCACAGGAAATCTGTTCCCAGATATTTATTACAAAATGATAGTAGCGGCCGATAACAATGACGAAGCTGCCGCCCTGCAACTACAAAGACACTCCAATTTGGTTGGGGATATTTACCAGGGCAAGCGCCTGCTGGGCGAATCGTTGGCAGCATTAAAATCGCTGATGCAAAGCGCCGGGTTATGCCGCCCGTACATGATGCCGCCTTTGTTAAAAGTTAGTGATGCTGAAGCGGCTGACCTGCAAAAGAAACTGCAAAGCATGCTTAATGTTGAAAACCTTAGTTTACCGATATATCAATGA
- the pdxA gene encoding 4-hydroxythreonine-4-phosphate dehydrogenase PdxA, translated as MTADRPIIAITMGDPASIGPEIAVKALLTERLFEICRPVIIGDTGVFFDIVKRLGLNATINSIKDIRNARFIFGKPDVFDLQNVDMEQLRFGEISAMAGNASFETVKKAIELALDGEVDATVTGPINKKSINEAGHHFAGHTEIYAHYTGTKKYAMLLVEHNMKVIHVSTHVSLRQACDLVKKERIIEVIELLQDGLISLGEKNLKIGVAGLNPHAGDSGLFGTEDDQEILPAVQEAFKSGYDVEGPVPADTLFSKASTGYYGGVVAMYHDQGHIPFKLTGFKWNAEKQQMDSVKGVNITMGLPIIRTSVDHGTAFEIAGKGVASSDAMILAIESAAQLSKNRIKV; from the coding sequence ATGACAGCCGACAGACCGATTATAGCCATAACCATGGGCGATCCGGCCAGTATTGGCCCTGAGATTGCTGTTAAAGCCCTACTTACCGAAAGGCTGTTTGAGATTTGCCGCCCGGTGATTATCGGTGATACGGGCGTTTTTTTTGACATCGTGAAACGCCTGGGCCTAAACGCCACTATCAATTCTATCAAAGATATCCGTAATGCGCGTTTTATTTTCGGCAAGCCGGATGTATTTGATCTGCAAAATGTAGATATGGAACAACTTCGTTTTGGTGAGATCTCGGCTATGGCGGGCAACGCTTCGTTTGAGACGGTAAAAAAAGCGATTGAACTTGCACTTGACGGTGAAGTTGACGCAACCGTAACCGGCCCTATCAACAAAAAATCCATCAACGAGGCTGGTCACCACTTTGCCGGGCATACCGAAATTTACGCCCATTACACCGGCACAAAAAAATATGCCATGCTGCTGGTTGAGCACAACATGAAGGTGATCCACGTATCAACCCATGTATCATTACGACAAGCTTGTGACTTGGTTAAAAAAGAACGCATCATTGAGGTAATTGAATTGCTGCAAGACGGCCTTATTTCTTTAGGCGAGAAAAACCTGAAGATTGGAGTAGCCGGGCTTAACCCCCATGCGGGTGATTCGGGTTTGTTTGGTACCGAAGATGACCAGGAAATCCTCCCCGCAGTACAGGAAGCTTTTAAATCAGGTTACGATGTAGAGGGTCCCGTACCTGCCGATACTTTGTTTTCAAAAGCATCAACCGGGTATTATGGCGGTGTGGTAGCGATGTATCACGACCAGGGGCACATCCCTTTTAAACTCACCGGCTTTAAATGGAACGCCGAAAAGCAGCAGATGGACAGCGTAAAAGGCGTCAACATTACTATGGGACTACCTATCATCCGCACTTCGGTTGATCACGGAACAGCTTTTGAAATTGCAGGTAAAGGCGTTGCCAGCAGCGATGCCATGATACTGGCAATCGAATCGGCGGCGCAATTGAGCAAAAACAGGATAAAAGTATAA
- a CDS encoding four-carbon acid sugar kinase family protein: MIAVIADDLTGAAELAGIGLNHGLRTEVSTTVDEYCDVELLVIATDTRSLSTAGAKEIVYDLTVQLQQLKPRFIFKKIDSVLRGHIIEELQSQLTASGLKRALIVPGNPHHSKKLIGDTFYYNEEPIHLSDFANDPTFPALSSNIIELLRADEKIQLIKKGEKLPSTGIIIGAASDEDDLKYWIRKTDSETLLAGSANLFTCLLEHLTKQQTIETLNPEATGRRLFVFGSTFYQGKLNLNDGRHNDIPVHYVPAATICAETSADNVHGLFASHVASSIIAGNNAIIAINPDFIKDIKVDPVLLSHKMADIVKQVIDHTSLHELLIEGGATAWAILERLNIQKLYPSKLIAPGVIHMRIAGNNQLCLTLKPGSYPWPAPVWGTNNYTCI; encoded by the coding sequence ATGATCGCTGTAATTGCAGATGATTTAACAGGGGCCGCCGAACTGGCGGGCATTGGCCTTAACCACGGTTTAAGAACCGAGGTTAGCACCACTGTTGATGAATACTGTGATGTCGAGCTGCTTGTTATTGCTACCGACACGCGTTCGCTTTCGACAGCCGGCGCAAAGGAGATCGTTTATGATCTTACTGTACAGTTACAGCAACTAAAACCAAGATTTATTTTCAAGAAGATAGATTCGGTTTTAAGAGGGCATATTATTGAGGAGCTGCAAAGCCAGCTTACTGCATCGGGTTTAAAAAGGGCACTGATTGTGCCCGGCAATCCCCATCACTCAAAAAAACTCATCGGCGATACGTTTTATTACAACGAAGAGCCAATCCACCTGAGTGATTTCGCCAATGACCCAACTTTCCCGGCTTTAAGCTCAAATATTATTGAATTATTAAGAGCCGATGAAAAGATCCAATTGATTAAAAAAGGTGAAAAACTGCCATCAACAGGAATTATCATAGGAGCGGCCAGTGACGAGGACGACCTTAAATATTGGATAAGAAAAACAGACAGCGAAACCCTTTTAGCAGGATCGGCTAACTTGTTTACCTGCTTGCTTGAACATTTAACCAAACAACAAACAATTGAAACATTAAACCCCGAAGCCACCGGCAGACGCTTGTTTGTATTTGGCAGTACATTTTACCAGGGAAAGCTAAACCTGAATGATGGCAGACATAATGATATCCCAGTTCATTATGTACCGGCAGCAACCATCTGTGCAGAAACCAGCGCCGATAATGTGCATGGCCTTTTTGCCAGCCATGTAGCTTCCAGTATTATAGCCGGTAACAATGCCATCATTGCCATAAACCCCGATTTTATCAAGGATATTAAAGTGGATCCGGTATTGCTGAGCCATAAAATGGCAGATATTGTAAAACAGGTTATCGATCACACCTCACTTCACGAATTGCTGATTGAGGGTGGCGCGACCGCCTGGGCTATACTTGAGCGTTTAAACATCCAAAAATTATATCCCTCAAAACTAATAGCTCCCGGAGTTATTCATATGCGCATAGCGGGCAATAACCAATTATGTTTAACTTTAAAACCCGGCAGCTACCCCTGGCCTGCCCCCGTTTGGGGAACCAATAATTATACCTGCATATGA
- a CDS encoding sodium:solute symporter: protein MKHETLHLADYIIIALALAISLTIGLRFSKGQNSTKKYFVSRGSIPAWAIGMSLMATLISSVTFLAYPGEGFASNWILLVQGLMVPIILLLMVWFIVPLYREVIGVSTYEYFEKRFGLFARFYSSIGFVLTHFSKMGTVFFLLALALSNMTNTNTFVIIWIIGFVIVVITLIGGIEAVIWADVVQGFLLIAGGIASFIILICSIKGGFPELWHIASVNHKNNFGPYSWDFKKLTFIAMAINGVFYAIQKYGTDQTMVQRYLTAKTDKAAIRASLLGVALTVPLWALFMFIGTALFAYYQQNPLPAGIKADAVFPYFIMSKLPTGVVGLILAALISAAISSLGADLNCLSAIGVEDYYKKFRPNRPDKEYLKAGRWIVVLAGLGAMGIATLYMLAGDEGALGIVFTLYAIFSGGIAGIFLLGLFSSRANRQGLNIGIIACIMFTGYAFLTSTKIGLGADKHILLDLGKYNFNQHKYMLGVYSHLVVIVVGYLSSLFFPKPELNKNLLFSGWLEAKRAGKLTK from the coding sequence ATGAAACATGAAACCCTGCACCTGGCAGATTATATCATCATAGCCCTGGCACTGGCCATTTCATTAACCATCGGTCTCCGGTTTTCAAAAGGACAAAATTCTACCAAAAAATATTTCGTATCGCGCGGCTCGATTCCGGCATGGGCCATTGGCATGTCGTTAATGGCAACACTCATCAGCAGTGTAACATTCCTGGCCTATCCCGGCGAAGGGTTTGCATCTAACTGGATCCTGCTGGTTCAGGGGTTAATGGTACCTATAATCCTGCTCCTGATGGTTTGGTTCATTGTACCGCTTTATCGTGAAGTTATAGGGGTAAGCACGTATGAATACTTTGAAAAGCGCTTTGGTTTGTTCGCGAGGTTCTATAGTTCCATAGGTTTTGTATTAACCCATTTTTCAAAAATGGGTACCGTGTTTTTCCTGCTGGCCCTGGCGCTCTCCAACATGACCAACACCAATACCTTTGTGATCATCTGGATCATTGGTTTTGTGATTGTTGTTATTACCCTTATAGGTGGTATTGAGGCGGTGATCTGGGCCGATGTGGTACAGGGCTTTTTATTGATCGCCGGCGGTATAGCCTCATTCATCATCCTCATTTGCTCCATCAAAGGCGGCTTCCCCGAGCTTTGGCACATAGCCAGCGTAAACCACAAAAACAATTTCGGCCCCTACTCCTGGGATTTCAAAAAGCTTACATTCATTGCAATGGCCATTAATGGTGTTTTTTATGCCATTCAAAAATACGGCACCGATCAAACCATGGTGCAGCGCTACCTTACCGCCAAAACCGATAAAGCGGCCATCAGGGCATCGTTATTAGGGGTAGCACTTACCGTACCGCTTTGGGCATTGTTCATGTTCATTGGTACCGCTTTGTTTGCCTACTACCAGCAAAATCCTTTGCCTGCAGGTATTAAGGCTGATGCGGTGTTCCCTTACTTTATCATGAGCAAATTGCCTACCGGTGTTGTGGGGTTGATATTGGCTGCACTGATCTCGGCAGCCATCTCCAGTTTAGGAGCCGATCTGAATTGTCTTTCGGCGATTGGCGTAGAGGATTATTACAAAAAGTTCAGGCCCAACAGGCCTGATAAAGAATATTTAAAGGCCGGCAGATGGATAGTGGTACTGGCAGGCCTGGGCGCAATGGGTATAGCCACCTTATATATGCTTGCCGGTGATGAAGGCGCATTAGGTATTGTGTTTACCCTCTATGCTATATTCTCCGGCGGTATTGCAGGTATTTTTTTATTGGGCTTATTTAGCAGCAGGGCCAACCGGCAGGGGTTGAATATCGGCATTATTGCCTGTATCATGTTTACCGGTTACGCCTTTTTAACATCAACCAAAATTGGTTTGGGTGCCGATAAACATATCCTGCTCGATTTGGGTAAATACAATTTCAATCAGCATAAATACATGCTGGGTGTGTACAGTCATTTGGTGGTGATTGTAGTTGGCTACCTGTCCAGTTTGTTTTTCCCTAAACCCGAGTTAAATAAAAACCTCCTTTTCAGCGGGTGGCTTGAAGCTAAGCGCGCCGGAAAGCTTACAAAATAA
- a CDS encoding sialate O-acetylesterase codes for MKKLLASGLGLFLFISSQAQVKLASIFTDNMVLQQQSEAPIWGWDKAGSTVTVSTSWNKKSYKTKVNSNGKWLAKVATPVYGGPYTVTISDGNTIKLNNVLIGEVWICTGQSNMEIPMKGYKSQPISGSVDAILKSANSNIHIYTVPHSSVTEVQENSKPSEWHVASPEFVSNFSATGYYFGRLLNEMLHVPIGLISDCYGGSSAEAWMDPEGLKEFPEIKVPAKTDSIKAVSRTPTTLFNGMLNPVIGYGIKGCIWYQGESNYDRPDQYEKLFPAMVKRWRELWQQGDFPFYYTQIAPYDYTQLPPYNAGGKYNSAYLRDAQRKSLKVIPNSGMAVLLDVGEQVTIHPPRKEPVGTRLAYLALAQTYGVKGFDYASPLYKEMTVDGNRATIRFEHAENGLTSFTRPIQNFEVAGKDKMFYPAQAMISGSVIIVSSPLVKEPVAVRYAFKDFVVGDLFGTNGLPVSSFRTDDW; via the coding sequence ATGAAAAAGTTACTGGCATCAGGCCTTGGTTTGTTCCTGTTCATTTCTTCGCAGGCACAGGTAAAACTGGCATCCATTTTTACCGACAACATGGTACTGCAACAGCAAAGCGAAGCCCCAATCTGGGGTTGGGACAAAGCCGGCTCAACAGTTACCGTCAGCACCTCATGGAATAAGAAAAGCTATAAAACCAAAGTAAATTCAAACGGCAAATGGCTTGCCAAAGTTGCCACCCCGGTTTACGGCGGACCATACACTGTAACCATCAGCGACGGCAATACCATCAAATTAAACAACGTACTTATAGGTGAGGTTTGGATTTGCACCGGGCAATCGAATATGGAGATCCCGATGAAGGGTTACAAAAGTCAGCCTATTAGCGGCTCTGTTGATGCCATACTGAAATCGGCCAACAGTAATATCCATATCTACACAGTACCCCACTCATCGGTAACCGAAGTCCAGGAAAACAGCAAACCGTCCGAATGGCATGTGGCTTCGCCTGAGTTTGTTTCTAATTTTAGTGCTACAGGTTATTATTTCGGCAGGTTGTTGAATGAGATGCTTCACGTGCCTATCGGTTTGATCAGTGATTGTTATGGCGGTTCAAGCGCCGAAGCCTGGATGGACCCTGAAGGATTAAAAGAATTTCCGGAGATCAAAGTGCCTGCGAAAACAGATTCGATCAAAGCTGTATCGCGCACACCTACCACCCTGTTCAATGGCATGCTGAACCCGGTGATTGGTTACGGCATCAAAGGCTGTATCTGGTACCAGGGCGAATCAAATTATGACCGTCCCGACCAATATGAAAAACTATTCCCGGCCATGGTTAAACGCTGGCGCGAGCTTTGGCAGCAAGGTGATTTCCCTTTTTATTACACGCAGATAGCCCCTTACGATTACACCCAGCTACCACCGTACAATGCAGGAGGAAAATACAATTCGGCCTACCTGCGCGATGCTCAGCGGAAATCGTTAAAAGTGATACCCAACAGCGGCATGGCCGTATTGCTTGATGTTGGTGAACAGGTTACTATCCACCCCCCGCGTAAAGAGCCCGTTGGTACGCGGCTGGCCTACCTGGCTTTAGCCCAGACTTACGGCGTTAAAGGATTTGATTATGCAAGTCCGCTATATAAAGAAATGACTGTTGACGGTAACCGGGCTACCATCAGGTTTGAGCATGCCGAAAACGGGCTTACCTCATTCACCAGGCCCATCCAAAACTTTGAAGTTGCAGGTAAAGACAAAATGTTTTACCCGGCGCAGGCCATGATATCTGGCAGTGTAATTATTGTATCTTCACCTTTGGTAAAAGAGCCGGTGGCCGTGCGTTACGCCTTTAAGGATTTTGTTGTGGGCGATCTGTTCGGCACAAACGGGCTCCCGGTTTCCTCATTCAGAACCGACGATTGGTAA
- a CDS encoding DUF5703 domain-containing protein produces the protein MKKLLLLCFLYCNIALAQNKGIEQYNEVWTSQSQNSGQSMPCGGGDIGLNVWVEKGELLFYIARSGTFDENNAMLKPGRVRVKLSPNPFDGNDFKQQLILQNGSVVINGKNGGLKAEIRLWVDVYRPVIHVNISSNKSIKTEATFESWRYRDRDVKGLEKNEGSWKFAPRNDVKTLKDNIAFKGNAIRFYHHNLDSTIFDVTVKQQGMEAVREQMYNPLKNLTFGGLMKGKNLKPAGTTKGQYLNTDFEGWKLESIKPATNQDIEIYLNTQQTASVNEWQQGLQKVVQEAEANTKTAWQKTTNWWKQYWDRSFIYINADEQASDTTAWQTGKNYQLFRYMLGCNAYGQAPTKFNGGLFTYDPVFVNPQYAFTPDFRNWGGGLMTAQNQRLVYFPMLKSGDIDMMKPEFDFYLHSLKNAELRSKVYWGHNGACFTEQVENFGLPNSAEYTWKRPADFDKGLEYNAWLEYTWDTVFEFCLMMLETERYKGDDIHQYIPFIESCLTFFDEHYQYLSRKRSAKALDGNGHLVLYPGSSAETFKMAYNSNSTIAALQTITKRMLALPDSYLTGDERLKLTGLLKRIPPLTFAEIDGHKTLTPAKSWERVNNEENTQFYPVFPWGIFGLGKPGLDTALNTWKLDTLVAKFRSGIGWKQDNIFAARLGLTNEAARLTTFKLKNSGRRFPAFWGPGFDWTPDHNWGGSGMIGLQEMLMQVNNKKILLFPAWPKDWDVHFKLHAPYNTTVEATLKGGKVTDLKVLPEDRRKDITMMLAQ, from the coding sequence ATGAAAAAACTCCTGCTGCTTTGCTTCCTGTACTGCAATATCGCGTTAGCTCAAAACAAAGGCATTGAACAATACAATGAAGTGTGGACCAGCCAGAGCCAAAACTCAGGCCAGTCCATGCCCTGCGGCGGCGGTGACATAGGCCTGAATGTATGGGTAGAAAAAGGTGAGCTGCTTTTTTATATCGCCCGGAGCGGCACTTTTGACGAAAACAATGCCATGCTCAAGCCTGGCCGGGTAAGGGTTAAACTCTCCCCCAATCCTTTTGACGGCAATGATTTTAAGCAGCAACTAATTTTACAAAACGGTTCGGTAGTCATCAATGGAAAAAACGGCGGTTTAAAGGCCGAAATAAGACTTTGGGTTGATGTTTACCGCCCGGTGATCCACGTTAACATCAGCAGCAATAAATCCATTAAAACCGAAGCCACTTTTGAAAGCTGGCGCTACCGCGACAGGGATGTAAAAGGCCTCGAAAAAAATGAAGGCTCCTGGAAATTTGCCCCGCGCAATGATGTCAAAACGCTAAAGGATAACATCGCATTTAAAGGCAACGCCATCCGGTTCTACCATCACAACCTCGACTCCACCATATTTGATGTTACTGTAAAGCAGCAGGGCATGGAAGCGGTTAGGGAGCAAATGTACAACCCGCTTAAAAACCTCACCTTTGGCGGGCTGATGAAGGGTAAGAATCTAAAACCTGCGGGTACTACAAAAGGGCAATACCTTAATACAGATTTTGAAGGCTGGAAATTGGAAAGCATCAAACCCGCTACTAACCAGGATATAGAGATCTACCTCAACACACAACAAACCGCATCTGTAAATGAATGGCAGCAGGGCTTGCAAAAAGTAGTTCAGGAAGCTGAGGCTAACACCAAAACAGCCTGGCAAAAAACCACCAACTGGTGGAAGCAGTACTGGGACAGGAGTTTTATCTACATCAATGCAGATGAACAAGCCAGTGATACTACAGCATGGCAAACCGGCAAAAATTACCAGTTGTTCAGGTATATGCTGGGTTGCAATGCCTACGGACAAGCACCTACCAAATTTAACGGCGGCCTGTTTACTTACGACCCCGTTTTCGTCAATCCTCAATACGCTTTTACGCCCGATTTCCGTAACTGGGGAGGAGGCTTGATGACTGCTCAAAACCAGCGCTTAGTGTATTTCCCGATGCTGAAGAGCGGTGATATCGACATGATGAAGCCTGAGTTTGATTTCTATCTCCATTCCCTGAAAAATGCCGAATTACGCAGCAAGGTTTATTGGGGCCACAATGGCGCCTGCTTTACTGAGCAGGTGGAGAATTTCGGTCTGCCGAATAGTGCCGAGTACACCTGGAAACGCCCTGCCGATTTCGACAAGGGATTAGAATACAATGCCTGGCTGGAATATACCTGGGATACTGTTTTTGAGTTTTGCCTCATGATGCTGGAAACAGAGCGGTATAAAGGCGACGACATTCACCAATACATTCCCTTTATTGAAAGCTGCCTCACTTTTTTTGATGAGCACTACCAATACCTTTCACGCAAACGCAGCGCCAAAGCGCTTGACGGCAACGGGCATCTTGTATTATATCCCGGTTCATCCGCCGAGACTTTTAAAATGGCCTATAACTCCAACTCGACCATAGCAGCCCTGCAAACCATCACCAAGAGGATGCTGGCCTTGCCGGATAGCTATTTAACAGGCGACGAGCGTTTGAAATTGACCGGCCTACTAAAACGTATTCCCCCTTTAACATTTGCAGAAATTGACGGCCATAAAACCCTTACTCCCGCAAAATCATGGGAAAGGGTTAACAACGAAGAAAACACCCAGTTTTACCCGGTGTTTCCATGGGGCATCTTCGGCTTAGGTAAACCTGGATTGGATACTGCTTTGAATACCTGGAAACTGGATACCCTTGTAGCCAAATTCCGAAGTGGCATAGGCTGGAAGCAGGATAACATTTTTGCTGCCCGTTTAGGTCTTACTAATGAAGCGGCCAGGCTTACTACGTTCAAACTCAAAAACTCCGGCAGACGCTTTCCGGCCTTCTGGGGCCCGGGTTTCGACTGGACACCGGACCATAACTGGGGCGGCTCGGGCATGATCGGTCTGCAGGAAATGCTGATGCAGGTTAATAATAAAAAGATCCTGCTGTTCCCGGCCTGGCCAAAGGATTGGGATGTGCATTTTAAACTTCATGCACCTTATAATACTACTGTTGAGGCAACCCTGAAGGGTGGAAAAGTGACTGATTTGAAAGTTCTCCCCGAAGATAGAAGGAAGGATATTACAATGATGTTAGCCCAATAA
- a CDS encoding glycoside hydrolase family 127 protein has product MKTLYKYLIITVLIIAGGKLNAQNKALVNTSKSSYAKLSSLNMGAVKWTSGFWADRFKVCRDTMIPNLWRVYTDPKISHAYRNFEIAAGLDTGSHEGPPFHDGDFYKLFEAVASMYANTHDHRLNELMDKTIAVIAKAQRADGYIHTPTLIEERKNSGKEKAFNDRLNFETYNLGHLMTAACIHYRVTGKTTLLKVAIKATDYLYKFYKTASPELARNAICPSHYMGVVEMYRTTGDPKYLELAKNLIDIRGLMKDGTDDNQDRTPFRQQTQAMGHAVRANYLFAGAADVYAETGDTTLMHTLNLMWNDVVNRKMYITGGCGALYDGVSPDGTSYNPNEVQKVHQAYGRDYQLPSFTAHNETCANIGNVLWNWRMLQITGDAKYADVMELALYNSVLSGISLNGRNFLYTNPLAYSDSLPFKQRWSKDRVGYIKLSNCCPPNVVRTIAEVSDYAYSTSDKGLWFNLYGSNTITAKLKDGTPVKLTQTTNYPWDGKIRIRFDEVPGNKAFSVFLRIPGWCKGASIKMEGQPVPQLDTTPGAYTQINAVWRKGMTIDLDLPMPVTLMEANPLVEETRNQVAVKRGPVVYCLESADLAKGQKVFNVALSAANQLKPEMIRIDNSEIMSLTGKADLRDEGNWQNSLYKEVSSPKQNAVDIRLIPYYAWGNRGHVDMETWIPLDR; this is encoded by the coding sequence ATGAAAACGCTGTATAAATATCTTATCATCACAGTATTGATAATTGCCGGCGGCAAACTTAACGCCCAAAACAAAGCCCTGGTAAATACCAGTAAAAGTAGTTACGCCAAACTCAGCAGCCTTAATATGGGGGCGGTAAAATGGACAAGCGGCTTTTGGGCCGACAGGTTTAAGGTTTGCCGTGATACTATGATCCCGAACCTGTGGCGTGTTTATACCGACCCGAAGATCAGTCATGCTTACCGCAACTTTGAAATAGCCGCCGGGCTGGACACAGGTTCACATGAGGGGCCTCCATTTCATGACGGCGATTTTTACAAGCTTTTTGAAGCTGTAGCCAGTATGTACGCCAATACGCATGATCACAGGTTGAATGAGCTGATGGATAAAACAATTGCCGTTATTGCCAAAGCCCAGCGAGCAGATGGCTATATCCACACGCCAACCCTTATTGAAGAACGGAAGAACAGCGGCAAGGAAAAGGCTTTTAATGACCGTCTCAATTTTGAAACTTATAACCTCGGTCACCTCATGACCGCTGCCTGTATTCACTATCGGGTTACCGGTAAAACTACGTTGCTAAAAGTTGCTATTAAAGCCACTGATTATCTCTATAAGTTTTATAAAACGGCTTCGCCCGAACTGGCGCGAAACGCTATTTGCCCCTCGCATTATATGGGCGTAGTGGAGATGTACCGTACCACCGGTGATCCTAAATACCTGGAGCTGGCTAAAAACCTGATAGATATTCGCGGACTGATGAAAGATGGTACCGACGATAACCAGGACAGGACACCTTTCCGTCAGCAAACACAGGCTATGGGGCATGCTGTACGTGCTAATTACCTTTTTGCCGGTGCAGCCGATGTTTATGCTGAAACCGGAGATACTACGCTCATGCATACTTTAAATTTAATGTGGAACGATGTAGTGAACCGCAAAATGTATATTACCGGTGGATGTGGAGCATTATATGACGGGGTTTCGCCTGATGGAACATCTTACAATCCTAACGAGGTGCAAAAGGTACATCAAGCTTACGGGCGCGATTACCAGTTGCCAAGTTTTACAGCACATAACGAAACCTGCGCCAACATTGGCAATGTACTTTGGAACTGGCGGATGCTGCAAATAACCGGGGATGCCAAATATGCCGATGTGATGGAACTGGCCTTATACAACAGCGTGCTTTCGGGCATTAGCCTTAACGGGCGTAACTTTTTATATACCAATCCGCTGGCTTATTCAGATAGTTTGCCGTTTAAACAGCGTTGGTCTAAAGATAGGGTTGGGTATATTAAATTATCTAATTGCTGTCCGCCTAACGTAGTGCGTACCATTGCCGAGGTGAGCGATTACGCTTACAGTACATCAGATAAAGGCCTGTGGTTTAACCTGTATGGCAGCAATACCATAACCGCTAAATTGAAAGATGGTACGCCGGTAAAACTAACGCAAACTACCAATTACCCCTGGGATGGAAAGATCCGCATCCGGTTTGATGAAGTGCCGGGCAATAAAGCATTCTCCGTGTTTTTGAGGATTCCGGGCTGGTGTAAGGGAGCGAGTATAAAAATGGAAGGTCAGCCGGTGCCTCAGTTAGATACTACTCCGGGAGCCTATACTCAAATTAACGCGGTTTGGCGAAAGGGAATGACAATTGATCTCGACCTGCCGATGCCGGTTACCCTTATGGAAGCTAACCCACTGGTTGAGGAAACCCGTAACCAGGTTGCCGTAAAACGTGGCCCTGTGGTTTATTGCCTTGAATCGGCTGATCTGGCAAAGGGGCAGAAGGTATTCAATGTGGCGCTTTCTGCTGCTAACCAACTCAAACCTGAAATGATCAGGATAGATAACAGCGAGATCATGAGCCTTACCGGTAAAGCCGATCTGCGCGATGAAGGCAACTGGCAAAACAGCCTGTACAAGGAGGTATCTTCGCCGAAGCAAAACGCTGTTGATATCAGACTGATCCCGTATTATGCCTGGGGGAACCGCGGGCATGTTGATATGGAGACCTGGATACCGTTGGATAGGTGA